In one Culex quinquefasciatus strain JHB chromosome 2, VPISU_Cqui_1.0_pri_paternal, whole genome shotgun sequence genomic region, the following are encoded:
- the LOC119766108 gene encoding uncharacterized protein DDB_G0287625-like, translated as MELQHQIYLLVAIFGGVCTLLLVLIIILGIFVRNVRKSIKDEDEQPPRSINYGFEHDTTSRNNITNDDLRSMKSEAIRRPPHKSNLTKPRNDDSRHQSNVRPNTKDTKRSQKGNEGRGPPRKQRQYSESGDTSGRYSDSAFDNEINNMFDIDGYDDDDDRDSVVSADRDYNNRGHRNHSQGRSVPPPPPSNNNNNRNRNNNNPPPGMNREVRRAEEVAVARGRCIRPGIHTRQRPISTRGA; from the exons ATGGAGCTCCAGCATCAAATTTATCTACTTGTGGCCATATTTGGCGGTGTTTGCACCTTGCTACTGGTTCTGATcataattttaggaattttcgtGCGAAATGTTCGCAAGTCAATCAAGGACGAGGACGAGCAACCACC GCGAAGCATAAACTATGGATTTGAGCACGACACGACATCGCGCAACAACATTACCAACGACGATTTGCGGTCCATGAAGTCGGAGGCCATCCGGAGACCACCGCACAAGAGCAATCTGACGAAACC CCGCAATGACGACTCCCGGCACCAGTCGAACGTCCGTCCCAACACCAAGGACACCAAGCGCTCCCAAAAAGGTAACGAAGGCCGCGGTCCACCGCGGAAGCAACGCCAGTATTCCGAAAGTGGGGACACCTCGGGCCGGTATTCGGACAGCGCGTTCGACAACGAAATCAACAACATGTTCGACATTGACgggtacgacgacgacgacgaccgggaCAGTGTCGTGAGTGCGGATCGGGACTATAATAACCGGGGCCATCGGAATCATAGTCAGGGTCGATCAGTTCCGCCGCCACCTCCTTCGAACAACAATAATAATCGGAACAGGAACAATAATAATCCGCCTCCTGGCATGAATCGGGAGGTCCGCCGGGCGGAGGAGGTGGCGGTGGCCCGAGGTCGATGTATCCGGCCGGGAATCCACACGAGGCAAAGACCTATTTCAACGAGAGGGGCATGA